Proteins encoded in a region of the Nicotiana tomentosiformis chromosome 9, ASM39032v3, whole genome shotgun sequence genome:
- the LOC104086982 gene encoding uncharacterized protein isoform X1, whose translation MNYSKPKSGRDIRSLVEAIKSSDVVENRVDLLDELGELDLSEKSEVASLIESLQTLWEDFTCLDISQCKLNKTILHVAAKYLPSDISACLGQFVGLGAKAAAWCKKHLQMTLMSTQESPEEEHSSLFYQLLLDLLGYSASIFAALTRYPIAVDKGLMSIVENFILEELNLTKDCILAQKAISSFGSEVQKIALEVLDALVRLCKVYSHGINWDSYLKMMEEERKVVDYEEAESADHVNRIMKFTVEKLCELGVLAANDGGNLVSLINLSWKGVVNLLQLGKGALAVKLNVGDIILTLIYLANGSLRCAAETWSSTLKETVSAVEARRVFLPVKFYLINAVRIISQYPSEAFYVFKDIILSVIMISTFRIFLIKNELLKFAGDAIAEILEPTSFHMLNSFLNSAQVKSKQKFQILDWLFGEETDLENVPGCSITEAGGMSAIFSVSSGTMQGAKVLFIGRVALFVNLLKNAPDIEDDARLGMARKLGWLLCIFTDEDVYSSILVLELPTMSRTSQKHESDEPLFHFIINALKTFMIVTSSSQAWCDVESFLLENLFHPHFLCCEIVTELWCFISRHADKVVVDGIIEKFCSLMKHTEASNFALNPNSLVRKLARFLCVLVTCGPKCMVDKVYNTVVGYNTSQYSPTTYLALLMEGFPLNSLSEKFRSEAKQRIVTQYFDFLESFGGKLPREGGSAIYGAPVFALSAALQFHLISISDAEMKTIKFLVAIIHKYRDSSEIKIKDKYRRLLSETLGIISNMKHLYTSNDMEQVILALQNLFISGPALSDGKSFQCKPNLSSFMAGLGHIELEDREDSAVSSAMWELYHMLLKERHWALVHLAITAFGYFAGRTTCSELWRFVPQDAALSFDLETGKEADEERFMSELKEFLEKETACPKIKPCPDTINMLAIDGQMLKETFKKIRDVDPKLVVCEPMEVDNEKQTNRKRKFPDRVTKGVELLRDGLKVMGDALSEWQHNQYDSTDIRDKFLTHFSHLEDVVTHLVSLADSG comes from the exons ATGAACTACTCAAAACCAAAGTCCGGCAGAGATATACGAAGCTTGGTCGAAGCTATCAAATCTTCCGAT GTTGTTGAGAATCGTGTTGACTTGCTTGATGAACTTGGTGAGTTAGATCTGTCAGAGAAATCAGAAGTGGCTTCTCTTATAGAATCCTTACAA ACACTCTGGGAAGACTTCACATGTCTCGACATTTCTCAATGCAAATTGAACAAAACCATTTTGCATGTGGCTGCAAAATATCTGCCGTCAGACATATCTGCATGCCTAGGGCAGTTTGTAGGCCTAGGAGCCAAA GCTGCCGCATGGTGTAAAAAGCATCTACAGATGACACTCATGTCGACTCAGGAGTCAcctgaagaagaacatagtagccTCTTTTATcag TTGCTATTGGATTTGCTTGGCTACTCTGCCTCTATTTTCGCAGCTTTGACCAGATACCCCATTGCGGTTGATAAGGGGTTAATGTCTATTGTTGAAAATTTCATATTGGAGGAATTAAATCTCACAAAGGACTGTATTTTAGCTCAGAAG GCAATTTCCTCATTTGGTTCCGAAGTGCAGAAAATTGCATTAGAAGTTCTTGATGCTCTGGTACGTCTATGTAAGGTATATTCCCATGGCATAAACTGGGATTCTTACCTTAAGATGATGGAGGAGGAAAGAAAAGTTGTGGACTATGAAGAGGCTGAAAGTGCAGATCACGTTAACAGGATAATGAAATTTACGGTTGAGAAATTGTGTGAATTGGGCGTCCTTGCAGCTAATGATGGAGGAAATCTTGTGAGCTTAATTAATTTGTCATGGAAAGGTGTAGTTAACTTACTTCAGCTTGGCAAGGGTGCTTTGGCTGTAAAGTTGAATGTAGGAGATATTATTCTGACTCTTATTTATCTGGCTAATGGATCTTTGAGATGTGCGGCTGAGACGTGGTCATCCACATTGAAAGAAACAGTTTCTGCAGTGGAAGCTAGACGCGTATTTCTTCCAGTCAAATTTTACCTGATTAATGCTGTACGAATTATCTCTCAGTACCCATCCGAGGCATTTTATGTGTTCAAAGATATAATATTATCTGTCATAATGATCTCAACCTTTAGAATTTTCCTCATTAAAAATGAGCTGCTCAAATTTGCTGGTGATGCAATTGCAGAAATTTTGGAGCCGACATCCTTTCATATGCTTAACTCTTTCCTTAATTCAGCTCAAGTGAAATCAAAGCAGAAGTTTCAAATTTTGGACTGGTTGTTTGGTGAGGAAACTGATTTAGAAAATGTTCCTGGGTGCAGTATTACTGAAGCTGGCGGAATGAGTGCAATTTTCTCTGTAAGTTCTGGCACTATGCAGGGAGCAAAGGTGCTGTTTATTGGCCGAGTAGCCTTATTTGTTAATCTTCTGAAAAACGCACCTGATATTGAAGATGATGCGAGACTAGGGATGGCTAGAAAACTTGGATGGTTATTGTGCATATTTACTGATGAAGATGTGTATTCTTCCATTCTTGTCTTGGAACTTCCTACAATGTCTCGTACTAGTCAGAAACATGAATCTGATGAGCCCCTGTTCCATTTCATAATTAATGCCTTGAAAACCTTCATGATAGTTACCTCTTCAAGTCAAGCTTGGTGTGACGTAGAGTCTTTCCTGCTTGAAAACCTTTTTCATCCTCACTTTCTATGTTGTGAGATTGTTACTGAACTTTGGTGCTTTATCTCTCGTCACGCTGACAAAGTTGTGGTAGATGGCATTATTGAAAAGTTTTGCTCATTAATGAAGCACACAGAAGCTTCTAACTTTGCACTAAACCCTAATAGTCTGGTGCGAAAACTGGCGAGATTTCTCTGTGTACTGGTTACATGTGGTCCAAAGTGTATGGTAGATAAAGTTTATAATACAGTTGTTGGATATAACACATCACAGTATTCACCAACTACATACTTAGCCCTGCTTATGGAGGGATTCCCACTAAATTCACTTTCAGAAAAATTCAGAAGTGAGGCAAAGCAACGAATTGTAACTCAATACTTTGACTTCCTTGAGAGTTTTGGTGGTAAACTACCGAGAGAAGGCGGCTCTGCTATTTATGGTGCTCCAGTCTTTGCTCTCTCTGCCGCTCTGCAGTTTCA CCTAATCAGCATATCCGATGCTGAGATGAAGACTATAAAGTTCCTTGTTGCTATTATTCACAAATACAGAGATTCTTCAGAAATCAAAATAAAGGATAAATACCGCAGGCTTCTTAGTGAGACACTAGGAATCATTTCTAACATGAAGCATTTGTATACTTCCAATGACATGGAACAAGTCATATTGGCGCTTCAGAACCTCTTCATCTCTGGACCAGCTTTATCAGACGGAAAATCATTTCAATGTAAACCAAACTTGTCATCTTTTATGGCTGGCCTTGGTCACATTGAATTGGAAGACCGAGAGGACAGTGCAGTTAGTTCAGCTATGTGGGAGCTGTATCACATGTTGCTTAAAGAGCGTCATTGGGCACTTGTTCATCTTGCTATCACAGCCTTTGGATATTTTGCTGGCCGCACtacttgtagtgagctttggagATTTGTGCCTCAGGATGCAGCTCTTTCTTTTGATCTGGAAACAGGAAAAGAAGCTGATGAGGAGAGATTTATGTCTGAGCTAAAAGAATTTCTTGAGAAGGAAACAGCATGTCCAAAGATAAAACCTTGTCCTGACACGATTAACATGCTTGCTATAGATGGGCAAATGCTAAAAGAAACCTTTAAAAAGATAAGAGATGTTGATCCAAAGCTTGTGGTCTGCGAGCCCATGGAAGTTGACAATGAAAAGCAAACcaatagaaaaagaaaatttcCTGACAGAGTTACCAAAGGAGTGGAATTACTGAGGGATGGATTGAAGGTTATGGGTGATGCTCTTTCTGAGTGGCAGCATAACCAGTACGACTCCACTGATATTCGAGACAAGTTCTTGACTCACTTCTCTCACCTGGAAGATGTGGTTACTCACTTGGTGAGCCTAGCTGACAGTGGCTAA
- the LOC104086982 gene encoding uncharacterized protein isoform X2 has translation MSIVENFILEELNLTKDCILAQKAISSFGSEVQKIALEVLDALVRLCKVYSHGINWDSYLKMMEEERKVVDYEEAESADHVNRIMKFTVEKLCELGVLAANDGGNLVSLINLSWKGVVNLLQLGKGALAVKLNVGDIILTLIYLANGSLRCAAETWSSTLKETVSAVEARRVFLPVKFYLINAVRIISQYPSEAFYVFKDIILSVIMISTFRIFLIKNELLKFAGDAIAEILEPTSFHMLNSFLNSAQVKSKQKFQILDWLFGEETDLENVPGCSITEAGGMSAIFSVSSGTMQGAKVLFIGRVALFVNLLKNAPDIEDDARLGMARKLGWLLCIFTDEDVYSSILVLELPTMSRTSQKHESDEPLFHFIINALKTFMIVTSSSQAWCDVESFLLENLFHPHFLCCEIVTELWCFISRHADKVVVDGIIEKFCSLMKHTEASNFALNPNSLVRKLARFLCVLVTCGPKCMVDKVYNTVVGYNTSQYSPTTYLALLMEGFPLNSLSEKFRSEAKQRIVTQYFDFLESFGGKLPREGGSAIYGAPVFALSAALQFHLISISDAEMKTIKFLVAIIHKYRDSSEIKIKDKYRRLLSETLGIISNMKHLYTSNDMEQVILALQNLFISGPALSDGKSFQCKPNLSSFMAGLGHIELEDREDSAVSSAMWELYHMLLKERHWALVHLAITAFGYFAGRTTCSELWRFVPQDAALSFDLETGKEADEERFMSELKEFLEKETACPKIKPCPDTINMLAIDGQMLKETFKKIRDVDPKLVVCEPMEVDNEKQTNRKRKFPDRVTKGVELLRDGLKVMGDALSEWQHNQYDSTDIRDKFLTHFSHLEDVVTHLVSLADSG, from the exons ATGTCTATTGTTGAAAATTTCATATTGGAGGAATTAAATCTCACAAAGGACTGTATTTTAGCTCAGAAG GCAATTTCCTCATTTGGTTCCGAAGTGCAGAAAATTGCATTAGAAGTTCTTGATGCTCTGGTACGTCTATGTAAGGTATATTCCCATGGCATAAACTGGGATTCTTACCTTAAGATGATGGAGGAGGAAAGAAAAGTTGTGGACTATGAAGAGGCTGAAAGTGCAGATCACGTTAACAGGATAATGAAATTTACGGTTGAGAAATTGTGTGAATTGGGCGTCCTTGCAGCTAATGATGGAGGAAATCTTGTGAGCTTAATTAATTTGTCATGGAAAGGTGTAGTTAACTTACTTCAGCTTGGCAAGGGTGCTTTGGCTGTAAAGTTGAATGTAGGAGATATTATTCTGACTCTTATTTATCTGGCTAATGGATCTTTGAGATGTGCGGCTGAGACGTGGTCATCCACATTGAAAGAAACAGTTTCTGCAGTGGAAGCTAGACGCGTATTTCTTCCAGTCAAATTTTACCTGATTAATGCTGTACGAATTATCTCTCAGTACCCATCCGAGGCATTTTATGTGTTCAAAGATATAATATTATCTGTCATAATGATCTCAACCTTTAGAATTTTCCTCATTAAAAATGAGCTGCTCAAATTTGCTGGTGATGCAATTGCAGAAATTTTGGAGCCGACATCCTTTCATATGCTTAACTCTTTCCTTAATTCAGCTCAAGTGAAATCAAAGCAGAAGTTTCAAATTTTGGACTGGTTGTTTGGTGAGGAAACTGATTTAGAAAATGTTCCTGGGTGCAGTATTACTGAAGCTGGCGGAATGAGTGCAATTTTCTCTGTAAGTTCTGGCACTATGCAGGGAGCAAAGGTGCTGTTTATTGGCCGAGTAGCCTTATTTGTTAATCTTCTGAAAAACGCACCTGATATTGAAGATGATGCGAGACTAGGGATGGCTAGAAAACTTGGATGGTTATTGTGCATATTTACTGATGAAGATGTGTATTCTTCCATTCTTGTCTTGGAACTTCCTACAATGTCTCGTACTAGTCAGAAACATGAATCTGATGAGCCCCTGTTCCATTTCATAATTAATGCCTTGAAAACCTTCATGATAGTTACCTCTTCAAGTCAAGCTTGGTGTGACGTAGAGTCTTTCCTGCTTGAAAACCTTTTTCATCCTCACTTTCTATGTTGTGAGATTGTTACTGAACTTTGGTGCTTTATCTCTCGTCACGCTGACAAAGTTGTGGTAGATGGCATTATTGAAAAGTTTTGCTCATTAATGAAGCACACAGAAGCTTCTAACTTTGCACTAAACCCTAATAGTCTGGTGCGAAAACTGGCGAGATTTCTCTGTGTACTGGTTACATGTGGTCCAAAGTGTATGGTAGATAAAGTTTATAATACAGTTGTTGGATATAACACATCACAGTATTCACCAACTACATACTTAGCCCTGCTTATGGAGGGATTCCCACTAAATTCACTTTCAGAAAAATTCAGAAGTGAGGCAAAGCAACGAATTGTAACTCAATACTTTGACTTCCTTGAGAGTTTTGGTGGTAAACTACCGAGAGAAGGCGGCTCTGCTATTTATGGTGCTCCAGTCTTTGCTCTCTCTGCCGCTCTGCAGTTTCA CCTAATCAGCATATCCGATGCTGAGATGAAGACTATAAAGTTCCTTGTTGCTATTATTCACAAATACAGAGATTCTTCAGAAATCAAAATAAAGGATAAATACCGCAGGCTTCTTAGTGAGACACTAGGAATCATTTCTAACATGAAGCATTTGTATACTTCCAATGACATGGAACAAGTCATATTGGCGCTTCAGAACCTCTTCATCTCTGGACCAGCTTTATCAGACGGAAAATCATTTCAATGTAAACCAAACTTGTCATCTTTTATGGCTGGCCTTGGTCACATTGAATTGGAAGACCGAGAGGACAGTGCAGTTAGTTCAGCTATGTGGGAGCTGTATCACATGTTGCTTAAAGAGCGTCATTGGGCACTTGTTCATCTTGCTATCACAGCCTTTGGATATTTTGCTGGCCGCACtacttgtagtgagctttggagATTTGTGCCTCAGGATGCAGCTCTTTCTTTTGATCTGGAAACAGGAAAAGAAGCTGATGAGGAGAGATTTATGTCTGAGCTAAAAGAATTTCTTGAGAAGGAAACAGCATGTCCAAAGATAAAACCTTGTCCTGACACGATTAACATGCTTGCTATAGATGGGCAAATGCTAAAAGAAACCTTTAAAAAGATAAGAGATGTTGATCCAAAGCTTGTGGTCTGCGAGCCCATGGAAGTTGACAATGAAAAGCAAACcaatagaaaaagaaaatttcCTGACAGAGTTACCAAAGGAGTGGAATTACTGAGGGATGGATTGAAGGTTATGGGTGATGCTCTTTCTGAGTGGCAGCATAACCAGTACGACTCCACTGATATTCGAGACAAGTTCTTGACTCACTTCTCTCACCTGGAAGATGTGGTTACTCACTTGGTGAGCCTAGCTGACAGTGGCTAA